The following are encoded together in the Triticum dicoccoides isolate Atlit2015 ecotype Zavitan chromosome 6B, WEW_v2.0, whole genome shotgun sequence genome:
- the LOC119321408 gene encoding reticulon-like protein B12 gives MNQPIDRSFALADVVLWRRGRANLSALLLAAAVASWILFNRASGYTAVSLAADVLLLLLAVLCAWSRAARLLGRPAPPIPDLQPATDELAALVRSGLAGLTSASRHVTQGQPGSGRVFACLAAAALLGRLARDLPTLFIAGTGICALGRVALSSHNKWG, from the coding sequence atgaatcaaCCAATCGATCGATCATTCGCATTGGCGGACGTGGTGCTGTGGCGGCGAGGCCGGGCGAACCTGAGCGCGCTGCTGCTGGCGGCCGCCGTCGCCTCCTGGATCCTCTTCAACCGCGCCTCCGGATACACGGCCGTCTCGCTGGCCGCCGACGTGCTGCTCCTCCTGTTGGCGGTGCTCTGCGCGTGGTccagggccgcgcgcctcctcggccgccccgccccgcccatcCCCGACTTGCAGCCGGCGACCGACGAGCTCGCCGCGCTGGTCCGCTCCGGCCTTGCCGGcctcacctccgcctcccgccacgTCACGCAGGGCCAGCCCGGCTCCGGGCGCGTCTTCGCCTGccttgccgccgccgccctgctCGGCCGCCTCGCGCGCGACCTCCCCACCCTTTTCATAGCAGGAACTGGAATTTGTGCGCTCGGGCGGGTTGCTCTATCCTCTCATAACAAGTGGGGTTAG
- the LOC119322084 gene encoding receptor-like protein 6 → MPAHRTSPLVTLGFLAEILLLVHCSHALSANSSASQQVPARCRRDQAAALLTVKRSFSVTDKDDYFMPAATTTLSSWTEGTDCCRWEGVGCDNVTGRVTALDLPERNLYISGLHPSLFRLTSLQYLNLASNTFTSSQLQVSGFQSLTQLTYLNLSGCNFDFQVPVDIFRLTNLVTLDLGYNGWELHPSTIVASDLGKLKELHLEQVNITGTAPDFFKALANHFPLLQILRLNRCPLFGPLHPSLSRLHSLSVIDLSYNSLTGPLPDLFTHSNFPSLRELVLADNRFEPSAFPLGITGLKNLMILDLGSTNLVGAIPTSIGSLMSLTELHISWNSFSGRLPSALSNLTNLIILDCQHSGLSGQIPWLTSLTRLESVSLANNNFTGMVPLDGHMYPYLRTMDLSNNLLSGTVLSSLFTQPTLQTLYLQMNRLSGAIEEFQNPSAKLTDIDLSSNQLTGAVPTSFSYLTALQSLQLDNNNFTGTLDLNPFLRLRKLSVISASYNPLLSASGDGNEVDASSNSSISMLDLAYCNLTRLPLVIRYLPELQHLDLSSNQIHGEIPDWIWRNMSYLNLSQNHFTTVGQRLQYVNITSIDLSFNMLGGAVPFPFDVYDLDYSNNKFSSIPPSSFLRQFEVAYSVNLANNELSGAIPYSECRKQHPLQILDLSGNNFSGLVPPYLLKGCNDLAVLNLRENSLDGAWPDEIDESCNLRLIDLHGNHIQGRLPRTLARCKYLLALDIGGNRFVDSFPVWLGQLQELQLLVLRYNNFHGPVSIPPLVEKNSSARYFASVQIIDLAGNGFSGDLPPYLFKSFRSMVLDPNGTSEYDYTVFVRARRSYYQVVIDVAMKQQYMRVEKVPADLMVVDLSCNRFSGFIPRSIGNLTYLHVVNLSHNAFRGKIPHELGQLARIESLDLSWNSLVGEIPQELAMLTTLEWLNLSYNDLSGRIPSGSQFSTFTSSSFKGGNRGLYGCPLLVKCNLTFVTSPSSSLPPPVQEGSPFDDIMLWLFVGVGFGVGFALTIVLLVVYGCWCKKMVLRR, encoded by the exons ATGCCTGCTCACCGCACCTCACCGTTGGTCACCTTAGGTTTCCTTGCTGAAATCCTGCTACTGGTGCATTGTTCACACGCCCTTTCAGCAAACAGCAGTGCCTCGCAGCAGGTCCCTGCACGCTGCCGCAGGGACCAGGCGGCCGCGCTTCTCACCGTGAAGCGTTCCTTCTCCGTCACCGACAAAGACGACTACTTCATGCCAGCCGCCACCACAACATTGTCTTCGTGGACAGAGGGCACAGACTGCTGCCGCTGGGAGGGCGTTGGCTGCGACAATGTTACCGGGAGGGTAACCGCACTCGACCTCCCGGAGCGGAACCTGTATATCAGCGGACTTCACCCTTCCCTCTTCAGGCTTACCTCTCTCCAATACCTCAACCTTGCCTCCAACACGTTTACCAGCTCCCAGCTTCAGGTTTCTGGTTTCCAGAGCTTGACACAACTGACCTATCTCAACCTGTCAGGTTGCAACTTTGATTTTCAGGTCCCAGTCGATATCTTTCGGCTCACCAACCTGGTCACCCTCGACCTTGGATACAACGGATGGGAGCTCCATCCGTCGACCATAGTAGCCAGCGACCTTGGCAAGCTGAAGGAGCTCCATCTAGAGCAAGTTAATAtcaccggcacagcaccggacttcTTCAAGGCACTTGCCAACCACTTCCCCCTTCTTCAGATCCTTCGCCTAAACAGATGTCCCCTTTTTGGTCCACTTCACCCATCCTTATCAAGACTTCACTCCTTATCGGTGATTGATCTTAGTTATAACTCTTTAACTGGTCCTCTGCCTGATTTGTTCACTCATTCCAATTTCCCTTCGCTGCGAGAACTTGTGCTCGCTGATAACAGATTTGAGCCTTCTGCATTCCCTCTTGGGATCACTGGCCTAAAGAATCTCATGATTCTCGACCTTGGAAGCACAAACCTCGTTGGGGCCATCCCTACCTCCATCGGGAGCCTCATGTCACTGACTGAATTACACATCAGTTGGAACAGCTTCTCCGGCAGGCTACCTTCGGCCCTCAGCAATCTGACAAACTTGATCATACTGGACTGTCAGCATTCCGGTTTGTCTGGGCAGATTCCATGGCTTACAAGCTTGACACGACTTGAAAGCGTATCGCTCGCCAACAACAACTTCACAG GGATGGTTCCTCTTGACGGACATATGTACCCATATCTCAGAACGATGGATTTAAGCAATAATTTACTCTCGGGGACAGTTTTGTCATCCTTGTTCACTCAGCCAACATTGCAGACGTTGTACCTCCAAATGAACCGACTCTCTGGTGCTATTGAGGAATTCCAGAATCCATCAGCTAAGCTAACTGACATTGACTTGAGCAGCAATCAGCTGACAGGTGCAGTTCCAACTTCCTTTTCCTATCTCACTGCTCTTCAGTCCCTGCAACTTGACAACAACAATTTCACGGGTACCTTGGATCTAAACCCGTTCTTGAGGCTAAGGAAACTTAGTGTTATATCAGCCTCCTACAACCCATTATTATCTGCTTCCGGGGATGGTAATGAAGTCGATGCTAGTAGTAATAGTAGTATTTCTATGCTAGATCTAGCATACTGTAACCTAACAAGGTTGCCCCTTGTCATTAGATATCTACCTGAACTACAACATTTGGATCTCTCTTCCAATCAAATTCATGGGGAGATACCTGACTGGATTTGGAGAAACATGAGCTACTTAAACCTCTCTCAGAACCACTTCACCACCGTGGGTCAGCGCCTGCAGTATGTTAATATAACGTCCATCGATCTTAGCTTCAATATGCTTGGTGGCGCCGTGCCTTTCCCTTTTGACGTGTACGATCTTGACTACTCCAACAACAAATTCTCTTCCATCCCTCCAAGCAGTTTCCTCCGACAGTTTGAGGTCGCCTACTCTGTCAACCTTGCGAACAATGAACTGAGTGGGGCTATCCCCTACTCAGAATGTCGTAAGCAGCATCCTCTCCAAATACTCGACCTATCCGGCAATAATTTCAGCGGGTTGGTGCCACCTTATTTGCTGAAAGGTTGCAATGACCTCGCTGTGTTGAACTTGAGGGAAAATAGCCTTGACGGAGCATGGCCTGACGAGATCGACGAATCATGTAACCTGAGGCTGATAGATTTACATGGAAACCACATTCAAGGGCGCCTGCCGAGAACATTGGCTCGATGCAAATACTTGCTAGCTCTTGACATTGGAGGGAACCGTTTCGTGGACTCTTTCCCTGTATGGCTAGGTCAGCTACAGGAGCTTCAGCTACTTGTGTTGAGATACAACAATTTTCATGGCCCGGTGAGCATCCCCCCTCTTGTGGAGAAGAACTCAAGCGCCCGTTACTTCGCCAGTGTACAAATCATTGACCTTGCTGGAAACGGCTTCAGCGGCGATCTACCACCATATTTATTCAAGAGTTTCAGGTCCATGGTTTTGGACCCAAATGGAACCTCAGAATATGATTATACAGTGTTTGTGCGAGCTAGAAGATCGTATTATCAGGTTGTGATCGATGTGGCCATGAAACAACAATACATGAGGGTGGAAAAAGTCCCAGCTGACCTGATGGTGGTTGACCTGTCATGCAACCGATTCAGTGGGTTCATCCCACGGTCAATCGGCAACCTCACATACCTTCACGTGGTAAACTTGTCTCACAATGCTTTCAGAGGCAAGATCCCACACGAGCTCGGCCAGTTGGCCCGGATTGAGTCACTGGACCTCTCCTGGAACAGTCTCGTGGGGGAGATCCCACAGGAGCTGGCCATGTTGACCACACTCGAGTGGCTCAACCTCTCCTACAATGATCTCAGTGGGAGGATACCTTCAGGCAGCCAGTTTTCCACATTCACCAGCAGCTCGTTCAAGGGCGGAAACAGAGGGTTGTACGGGTGCCCACTTCTCGTGAAATGTAACCTTACATTCGTGACTTCGCCATCTTCGTCGCTGCCACCTCCTGTGCAAGAAGGATCACCATTTGATGATATCATGTTATGGCTTTTTGTTGGTGTAGGCTTTGGAGTTGGATTTGCATTGACAATTGTACTACTGGTTGTCTACGGTTGCTGGTGCAAGAAAATGGTTTTGAGGCGCTAG
- the LOC119322207 gene encoding receptor-like protein 19 produces MPRTTTHHTSLLVTFGFLLEILLLPHCNHALSANSSALQQVPARCREDQAAALLQMKCSFNFTSGYQPTTTTLSSWREGTDCCRWEGVGCDNVTGRITALDLSERNLQLSDLHSSLSRLTSLQYLNLAFNMFTSPQFPLYGLESLTQLTYLNLSHFSQVPVNISRLTNLVTLDLGNMDMEFELHPSTIVANHSKLKELHLDGVAINSTIPEFFMALANHCPLLEILSLGWCGLSGPIHPSLSSIHSLSVIDLRENHLTGPLPDLFTPSNFPFLRELVLSSNLFELGTFPLGITGLKNLMILDLSYTNLSGAIPISIGNLTSLTELHLSRNSFSGGLPRALSNLTNLIILDCEHSGLSGKIPWLTSLTRLESVSLANNNFTGPVPLDGLMYPYLTELDLSNNLLSGTVPASLFTQPTLQKLDLQMNRLSGAIEEFQDPSAMLITSVKLNDNQLTGAVPTSFSYLTALQTLQLDDNNFTGTLDLNPFLRLRNLTQISASNNQLLSASGDGNEVDAYSNSSLSTLDLAYCNLTRLPLMVRYLPELDDLDLSSNQIHGDIPSWIWRNMSYLNLSHNHFTTVGQPQHDVNIRFFIDLSFNKLGGVVPFPLGAFVLDFSNNKFSSISPSSFLQQFEVALSVNLANNELSGTIPYSECPWGYRPLQILNLSGNNLSGLVPPYLLKGCHELAVLNLRGNRLNGTWPDDIDESCNLRLIDLHGNHIQGRLPRSLARCQYLLALDIGGNRFVDSFPVWLGQLQELQILMLRYNNFHGPLNNPSLVRNNSTAWYFSRVQIIDLAGNDFSGDLPLDFFKSFKSMVWDPKGVADYDNTVYAEDGRSIYQVAVDVAMKEQYTRVEKVTADLVVIDMSSNRFSGFIPRSIGNLTLLHVVNLSRNAFSGKIPRELGQLARMESLDLSWNHLIGKIPQELATLTTLEWFNVSYNDLSGRIPSGSQFSTFTSSSFQGGNRGLYGCPLLVKCNLTFVPSPSSSLPTPVRKGSLFDDIVLWLLVGVGFGVGFALTIILQVVCSGRRKKIARS; encoded by the exons ATGCCTCGCACGACCACTCATCACACCTCATTATTAGTGACCTTTGGTTTCCTTCTAGAAATTCTGCTACTTCCACATTGCAATCATGCCCTTTCAGCAAACAGCAGTGCCTTGCAGCAGGTCCCAGCACGATGCCGCGAGGATCAAGCTGCCGCACTCCtccagatgaagtgttccttcaacttcACCAGCGGCTACCAGCCGACCACCACGACATTATCATCATGGAGAGAGGGCACAGACTGCTGCCGCTGGGAGGGCGTTGGCTGTGATAATGTTACCGGGAGGATCACCGCACTGGACCTCTCGGAGCGGAACCTACAACTCAGCGACCTTCACTCTTCCCTCTCCAGGCTTACCTCTCTCCAATACCTCAACCTTGCCTTCAACATGTTTACCAGCCCCCAGTTTCCGTTGTATGGTTTAGAGAGCTTGACACAACTGACCTACCTCAACCTGTCACATTTTTCTCAGGTCCCGGTGAATATTTCACGGCTCACCAACCTGGTCACCCTTGACCTTGGCAATATGGACATGGAATTTGAGCTCCATCCATCCACCATAGTGGCCAACCATAGCAAGCTGAAGGAGCTCCATCTGGATGGTGTTGCCATAAACAGCAcaataccagagttcttcatggcacTTGCCAACCACTGCCCTCTTCTTGAGATCCTTAGCTTAGGCTGGTGTGGCCTCTCTGGTCCAATCCACCCGTCCTTATCAAGCATCCACTCCCTATCGGTGATTGATCTTCGTGAAAACCATTTAACCGGTCCTCTGCCTGATTTGTTCACTCCTTCCAATTTCCCGTTTCTACGAGAACTTGTGCTCAGTAGTAACCTCTTCGAGCTTGGAACATTCCCTCTTGGGATCACTGGGCTAAAAAATCTCATGATTCTCGACCTTTCGTACACGAACCTCTCTGGCGCCATCCCTATCTCCATTGGGAACCTCACGTCGCTAACCGAATTACACCTCAGTCGGAACAGCTTCTCCGGGGGGCTACCTAGGGCCCTCAGCAATCTGACAAACTTGATTATACTGGACTGTGAGCATTCTGGTTTGTCTGGAAAGATTCCATGGCTTACAAGCTTGACACGACTCGAAAGCGTATCGCTCGCCAACAACAACTTCACAG GGCCGGTTCCTCTTGACGGACTCATGTACCCATATCTCACAGAGCTGGATTTAAGCAATAATTTACTCTCGGGGACAGTTCCAGCATCCTTGTTCACTCAGCCAACATTGCAGAAATTGGACCTCCAAATGAACCGGCTCTCTGGTGCTATTGAGGAATTCCAGGATCCATCAGCTATGCTGATCACTTCCGTTAAATTGAACGACAATCAACTGACAGGTGCAGTTCCAACTTCATTTTCGTATCTGACTGCTCTTCAGACTTTGCAACTTGACGACAACAATTTCACGGGTACCTTGGATCTAAACCCGTTCTTGAGGCTAAGGAACCTCACACAGATATCAGCCTCCAATAACCAATTGTTATCTGCCTCCGGGGATGGTAATGAAGTCGATGCTTATAGTAATAGTAGTCTTTCTACCCTGGACCTAGCATACTGTAACCTAACAAGGTTGCCCCTTATGGTTAGATATCTACCTGAACTAGATGATTTGGATCTCTCTTCCAATCAAATTCATGGGGATATACCTAGCTGGATTTGGAGAAACATGAGCTACTTGAACCTCTCTCACAACCACTTCACCACCGTGGGTCAGCCCCAACACGATGTTAATATAAGGTTCTTCATCGATCTTAGCTTCAATAAGCTCGGTGGCGTCGTGCCTTTCCCTTTAGGTGCGTTCGTTCTTGACTTCTCCAACAACAAATTCTCGTCCATCTCTCCAAGCAGTTTCCTCCAACAGTTTGAGGTCGCCCTGTCCGTCAACCTTGCGAACAATGAACTGAGTGGGACTATCCCCTACTCAGAATGTCCGTGGGGCTACCGTCCACTCCAAATACTCAACCTATCCGGCAATAATCTCAGTGGGTTAGTGCCACCTTATTTGCTCAAAGGTTGCCATGAACTCGCTGTGTTGAACTTGAGGGGAAATCGCCTTAACGGAACATGGCCCGACGATATCGATGAATCATGTAACCTGAGGCTGATAGACTTACATGGGAACCACATCCAGGGGCGCCTGCCGAGATCACTGGCTCGGTGCCAATACTTGCTAGCTCTTGACATTGGAGGGAACCGTTTCGTGGACTCATTCCCTGTATGGTTAGGTCAGCTACAGGAGCTTCAAATACTTATGTTGAGATACAACAACTTTCATGGCCCACTCAACAACCCTTCTCTTGTGCGGAACAACTCGACTGCTTGGTACTTCTCCCGTGTACAAATTATTGATCTTGCAGGAAACGACTTCAGTGGCGATCTACCACTAGATTTCTTCAAGAGTTTCAAGTCCATGGTTTGGGACCCGAAGGGGGTTGCAGACTATGATAATACAGTTTATGCGGAAGATGGAAGATCGATTTATCAGGTGGCGGTTGACGTGGCAATGAAAGAACAATACACAAGGGTGGAAAAGGTCACTGCTGACCTGGTGGTGATTGACATGTCGAGCAATCGGTTCAGCGGCTTCATCCCAAGATCAATCGGAAACCTCACATTACTGCATGTGGTAAACTTGTCACGCAATGCCTTCAGTGGCAAGATCCCACGCGAGCTCGGTCAGTTGGCCCGGATGGAGTCACTGGACCTCTCATGGAATCATCTCATAGGGAAGATTCCGCAGGAGCTGGCCACGTTGACGACCCTAGAGTGGTTCAACGTCTCCTACAATGATCTGAGTGGGAGGATACCTTCAGGCAGCCAGTTTTCCACATTCACCAGCAGCTCGTTCCAGGGCGGAAACAGAGGGTTGTATGGATGCCCACTTCTCGTGAAATGTAACCTTACATTTGTGCCTTCGCCATCTTCGTCGCTCCCAACTCCCGTGCGAAAAGGATCACTATTTGATGATATCGTGTTGTGGCTTTTGGTTGGTGTAGGCTTCGGAGTCGGATTTGCGCTGACAATTATATTGCAGGTTGTTTGCAGTGGTCGTCGCAAGAAAATAGCACGCAGCTAG